The following is a genomic window from Dermatophilaceae bacterium Soc4.6.
GGCGATGTTGTTGTGGGCGGCCGGGCCGGTCAGCTGCAACCCGGTGAAGCCGGAGGCGGTCAGGCCGTCGGGGCCGGTGGCGGGGTAGTCGATGTCGAGGTCGACGAACCAGCCCTTGCCTTCCGTGCCGGCGTTGTCGCCCGAGCTGGGGGCCTGGACGTCGATGTGGACGGGCTGGGAGTGGGAGTCGCCGTTGCCGGAGGCCGCCGTGCCGGTGGTGGTGCCGGTGGTGGTGCCGGCGAAGGCTGAGGGCAGGACCGGCGCGAGGGCGGCGACGCCGACGAGGGCGGCGACGGACAGGATGAGGGTGTGGCGGCGGGGCGAGGTGATCTTCACGGGGTGCTCCTGGCTCGAGGTGGCTGGTGACTGGTGACGCCGAATACGTAGGCGTGTACGGAGGTGTGTACGGAAGCGGTGCGGGTTTGGTTCATCCGGGCAGGGTGGTGGTGTGGGCCAGCTCCTGTCCGTCGGGGCCGAGGACGGTGATCCGGGTCACGTCGGCCGGGGTCACCGAGGTGGCGCCGACGACTGTCACGGTGCCGGTGCCGGTGGCGGCCCAGGTGGCGGCCTGCTCGTGGTGGCCGTCGCGGGCGGTGGTCTGCAGGACGAACGGGCCCCGTACGGGCAGGCCCGACAGGTCGACGGTGAGGGCGCTTCCCCAGGGCTTGACCGTCAGCTGCACGTGCCCGACGGCGGATCCAGCAGTGGCGCTGAGGGCGATCTGCTGACCGGTGGGGCTGGGCTCCCGGGTCAGCAGGGCCACCCCGCCGCCGACGGCGAGCGCCGCCACGGACGCCGCCACCGCCGCCCCCAGGGCCCACCGGTTCCGCTGGCGGCGTCGCTGGTCAGCGATCTGGTGCAGCAGGGCGGGCAGGAGCTCGGTGGGGGTGGGCGGCCGGGGGGGCGCGGCGTCCGTCGGGGGTCGGCGGCGCAGCACCTCGGGCAAGGTGGCGAGGTCGGCGACCTCGTCTTGGCAGGCCGGACACCCCGACAGGTGCTCCTCCACCTGCAGGACGTCGGGCCGGTCCAGGGCCCCGAGCACGTACGCGCCCAGCAGCAGGCGCACGTCCTGGTGGTTCTCACTCATCGGGTCACTCCCATCTCGTCGACGATCACGCGCAGTGCCCGCAGGGCGTAGTAGGTCCGCGACTTCACCGTGCCCGGGGGAAGTCCGAGTTTGGCGGCGGCCGAGGCGACACTGTCGCCCTGGTAGTACAAGGCCTCGATCACCTCACGGTGCTGGGGTGTCAGCCGCTGCAACGCGGCCACGACCAGCCATCCCTCGATGGCACCGTCGAGCTCCTCAGGTGCCTGGTGGGCCTCGAGCCGGGCATCGTCGTTGACGAGTCGGGGTCGGTGTTGGGCGGCCCGCCACTGGTCGGTCAGCAGGTTCCGTGCGACGGTGAACAGGTAGGCCCGGGGGTTGGTGTGTGCGGGGTCGATCTTGTCCAGGTTGCGCCAAGCCCGCAGCAAGGTCTCCTGCACGACGTCCCGCGCCTGGTCGCGGTCGTCGACGTAGCGCAGGGCGAACGCGAACAGCGCGCCGGCGTGGGCGTCGTGCAGTGCGGTCATCAGCTGCTCGTCCGACGGTGCCTGCGGGCTCCTTACCGTCTGCTTGGCGTCCCGCATGCCTGGGTACACGACGAGGGTCGTCAAGCGGTTCACCACCTCGCTCGAGCCCGTCGGCTTACCGGGTGGAATCGAGGCGTGAACCATCCGGGCTCGTCCACCGTGTCACACCGAGACGGTGTCACCCATGTCGGGACGAGTACGGCCCCGGTGGCATCCGAGCGGGCAGGACCCCTGCCCGCTGTTCCCTCTGAAGGAGACGTCATGCGCCTTGTCCATCGATCCCTGTCCCGGCGGGTCACCGCGGCTGGGGCACTCGTCACCGCGGTGGGTGTGGGTTGTGCGCTGTCGCTGGGCGTCGGAGCCGGACCCACGCAGGCTCAGCCGGCCCACCAGCCTCGGGCGGCGGACCCGATCCAGGCTCCGGCCCTGCCCGGTGCGCCGCCGATCGGGCGGGCCGACCGCGTGTACACCGCCGACCAGACCTCGAACACGGTCACCGTGATCAACCCCCGCACCCGCACGGTGCTGGGGACGATCGCCTTGGGGGACCAGCGTCTGGGCGGTGACCTCGGGCCGCAGTACCTGCGCGACGTCGACGTCCACGGCCTCGGCTTCTCCCGGGACGGGCGCTACCTCGATGTGATCTCGGTGACCACCAACACCGTCACGGTGCTGCGGACGGTCGACAACTCCGTGGTGTCCCAGACGTCCGTCGGGCGGGCCTCGCACGAGGGCTTCTTCTCCCCCGACGGAGCCACCGTGTGGGTTGCCGACCGCGCCCTGGCCCAGCTGGACATCGTCGACGCCCTCCACGGCGGGGTCGTGGGGCACGTGGCGACCGACGACGGACCCTCCAAGGTGCTGTTCAGCCCCGACGGGCGCTACGCCTACGTCAACCACCTTCGTTCGGCCACCATCGACGTCATCCAGGTGTCGTCACGCAAGGTCGTCCAGCGCATCACCGGCCTGGCCGACGTGTTCTGCTCCGACATGGCCCTCTCACCCGATGGCGGTGAGCTGTGGGCAGCGCACAAGAAGGTCGGGAAGGTCAGCGTCGTCGACCTGCGCTCCGGGACGGTCACCAGCGTCCTGACGACCGGGGCGGACACGAACCACCCCGCGTTCGTCACCACCCGAGGCGCCGGCTACGTCTACCTGACGATCGGGGGCGAGAACACCACGAAGATCTACCGACGCCGCCCCGGCCACCCCCCCGTGCTGGTCGGTCGCGTCCCCTCCAGCGGGGTCGAGCCGCACGGCATCTGGCCCAGCCCGGACAACTCCACCGTCTATGTCGTCAACGAGCACTCGGACAGCGTCGACATCATCGACACGGCCACCCGCACGCGCACGACCACGTTGCGTGTCGGGCAGGAGGGCCAGGCCCTGGTCTACGTCGCCGGCGCCGTCCCCACCGGCCCGGGCACCCAGAACCTGGTCCGCCAGGGCCTGGGCCAGCCGGTCCGCAACGCCGCGGCCACCGTCACCGCCGGCCCGGGCCACGTCCTGGTCACCGTGCGGGGGGTCAAGGGTCTCGACATGGTCCAGCTCCAGGGCAGCGGCCTGACCCCCAACGCCACCTACACCGCATACGCGAGACGAGGCGACGACCGGGTCCCCCTGATGTCCTTCACCGCCGACGCACAAGGGGCAGCACCGCAGGTCCTGGCCTTCGTGAAGTTCCTCGGCGTCTACGACATCACCACCGTGCAGATCCGTCCCGGGCAGTGACCTCTTGGCGGCCGGGACCACCAGCCGGGTCCGGCCCGTGCGGAACAACCCCGGCGTCCTCGCGAGAGGGCGCTGGCGGGACGGCTCCGACGGGTGACCTCGCGCCCGGGTGAACCGATCGCGGGCGGGGTGCGTATCCCCGGGTATGACGTCGCCGCGTAGCGTGATCCGCGCGCTTCGCGTCATCCGCGTTCTTCCCGTGCTGGCCGCTGTCGTGCTGGCGGTGTCGAGTTGCAGCTCAGGCGCCCATGCCCCTGATTCGACATCGGCCGCTGAACCCGGGGCGTCACCCCAGGTCTCGAGTGCGGCGGCCGGCCCGGTGTCAGTGGCCCCCTCCACCATCAAGACCTACGCCTTCCCCGCCTTCACCGCCTCCCCCGGGCAGACGATCACCCTTCGCGACGAGGACAGCGAGCCACACACCGTGACCGCCGACGACGGTTCCTTCGACTCCGGGACTTCGACACCACCACCCCAGGGACCCTGACCGTCCCCACCACACCGGGCGTCTACCCGGTGCACTGCACCGTGCACCCCTCGATGCACGGCACCTTGACCGTCCACTGAAGCCGCTCCCGCACCCTTTACACCCCTCACCTCCAGGAGATCCCCGATGAACCCCCTCCGCGCCACCCTCACGGTCGCATCAGTCGCCGTGGCCCTCGTCACCGTCAGCGCCTGCGGCTCCAGCGGAACCACCGCACCACCGGCGGCCGCCCCGGTCTCGAGCACCGCGTCCGCCGATGCCTCGACCTCGCCCGCACCATCCACGAGCCCGGCCGCCGCAGCCTCGGGCTCACTCGACGCCGCCAACCAGACCAGCGACGGCAAATCCGTCGTCGTGGCCACCGTCACCCTCGACGCCGCCGGAAAGGGAGGCTGGATCGCCCTGCACGCCGACGCCGGAGGCAAGCCCGGTCCGGTGAAGTACTACGCCGCCGTCCCCGCCGGCCCCTCCACCAAGGTCGTCATCCCGACCCCCGGAGGCATCACCACCGGTGACTACTGGCCCATGCTGCACGTCGACGACCACACCATCGGCACCTACGAGTTCCCCAAGGTCACCGGAGCCGACCTGCCCGCCATGTCCGGCGGAATGGTCGTCATGAAGAAGATCACCGTGACCGTCAAGTAGTCCCGTCCTACCAGTCGACCGCTGCAGCCGCAGACCGTACGGGGTCAGCACGCGAACTCTCCGGCCACGCATCGCCGACCGTTACCTCCGGGGACGGCCGACTCGGCCCACGCACCATCCGCCTCGAGGGAGTCGAGGACACGAGGCGGCGGCTTCTCTCCGACCTGGCCCACGAGCTCCTTACGCCCATCGCGACCCTCAGCGCCTTCCACGAAGGGCTGCACCACTGTGTGGCGACCCTCGGGCCGGAGTCCCGCGCGGTCCTGGCCGAGCAGACCGACCGGCTCGCGCAGTTGGCGGACAACATCGACGAGGTCTCCAGCGCCGAGCAAGGACGGCTGCAGCTCACCCTGCACGTGGCGTACGGAACTCAGACGGCCATCGACGGTCCCGCCGTCAGCCGGTCGACGGCGTCCTGGAGGCGGTCGGCGATGATGCGATCGGGGTCGGCGGTGGCTGCTTGGTAGTGCAGGGCCATGGCGGGTGTGGTGTGGCCGAGTCGGTGTGGCATCTCGCGGACGCTGGCGCCGGACTGGGGTCCGAGAGTGGCGGCGGTGCGGCGCAGGTCGTGCCAGTGCAGTTGGGGTCGGCCGATGGCTTCGCGGGCGGCGAAGAACCCGTAGGCGCCCTTCTGGTAGGTGTTGCCGCCGCGTCGTTCGGTGCGGGCGACGCCGCCGTACAAGGTCGTGGCGGCCATCAGCTGGCTGTCGCGGCCGGAGAAGACGAGGTCGTCTCGGGCGACGGTGGTGCGGGCGGTCGTGGCGAGGTGGTCTCAGATGGCGATGACGACCAGGGCGGGCATGGCGACGTCGCGGACGGCAGCGGCCGTCTTGGGTGGTCCGGCGACCAGGGCGCCCTTGATGCGGATCGCGCCCTGGCGCACACGCAGGGCGCCCGCGTCGAGGTCGAGGTCGAGGTCGCCGTAGGTGGCGAACCACTTCCGCACGGCCAGGGTCGTGATCTCGGTCAGGGGGGTCGCGCCGAAGAGGGGCTCGAGGTGAGGGGTGATGGCGGTGGCGTAGCTGGCGCGCGTGGTGGGGCGCAGGTCGTGGCGGGCGGCGCGCCAGGTGCGGGCAAAGGCTCCGAAGGTGTTGCCGACCCGATGGGCCCTCGGCCAGTCGCTGGCTCTCGCGCCGGGCGGTGGGGGAGGTCCAGGTGCCGGCGTCGAGGAGGCGTCGCTCGTCCACGACCCAGGCCTCGGCGTCGAGACGGGTCGTGAAGGTGCTCGGGGCGTTGTGCCACCGGGCATCGGGGCCGGTAGAGCGTGCCCGGTAGCGCTTGCTGGCCAGGCGCGAGATCGACCCGAAGCTGCGTTTGGCCATCGGTGGTCTCCTTCGTCCCGATGCTCGGGCGGTCGACGAGCCTCGTCAGTCGTGTCAGATTCGTGTCAGATGAGGGTCATGCCGTGTCTCCACCTGTCACCTCGTGTCACCCAACCAGGTCGTCCAAAAAGGTTACAGGGCAACGGGATTCGGTGGGGGTGAACACGTTACCCGAGATCGGAAATCACCCAACCCCGTCTTCGAGTCCCTTCACGTCCACCCTCCCGGCGAGCAACGCATACGATTCGGTGGTGTCGAGCCTCCTTGATCCCCTGTTGAACGCCCCCGCCTGGGTGGTCCTGCTCGTCGTCGGGGCGATCGTCTTCGCCGAGGACGCGCTCTTCGTCGGCTTCGTGCTGCCTGGCGAGACCGCCGCCGTCCTCGGTGGGGTCGCGGCCAACACGGGACACGTGCCGCTGTGGGCGGTGCTCGTAGTCGTCATCGCGGCCGCCATCGTGGGCGACTCGGTGGGCTACGAGGTCGGCAAGCACTTCGGCCCGCGCATCCTCGGCTCGAAGCTCTTCGACAAGCGTCGCGAGGGCCTGGGCAAGGCGCAGGACTTCCTCAAGGAGCGCGGCGGCTGGGCCGTCTTCCTGGGCCGGTGGACCGCCTTCTTCCGGGCCGTGATGCCCGCCCTCGCGGGCACCTCGCAGATGCGCTATCCGCGCTTCCTCGCCTTCAATGCCGCCGGCGGCATCCTGTGGGGCGCTGTGGTCGTCAGCATCGGCTACGTCGCGGGGGCCTCGTACGCCAAGGTCGAGGGCACCTTCGGCCGGTATGCAGCGATCGCCGTGGGTGTCGTGGTCGTCGTCGCCCTCGTCGTGTGGCGGGTGCGCGAGCACCGCCACACCCAGGCCGAGGAGTCGGCCGGCCGGACCGGACAGGCCTAGGCTCCCCGGCATGGCGACCGTCTCGAGCATCCTCATCAACCCCGTGGCCGAGGAGCCGGGTCAGTCGCTCGACAGCGTGGCGGTCGGGGTCGAGGGTCTCGACGGCGACCGTCGCAAGGGGTCACCGGTGCACCTCGTGACCGCGTCCGACTACGTGCTGTCGCACCCTCGGGCCAACCTCGTGATCGACATCGACACGGTCGGGCTCGAGGCCCTGGTGGGCTGTCGGCTGCGCATCGGCGAGGTCGAGCTCGAGGTCACCGGACCGGCCCGCGGCTGTCCGGGCGTCTACGCCGACGTGCCGGTGCCCGGCACGCTGTCCGTCGGCGACGAGGTGACGGTCGGCAGCCCGGCCTCCTGAGCGCCCCCGGGCCAGGCTGTCGCGAGGCCGGTCCACGCGAGCACCGTGAGGTGGCGGGTCAGCTCGGCCCGCGGCATGCCGGCGAGCCCGGCCTCCTCGGCGAGCCAGGCGTCGGCGGCGGCTCGCACCATGCCGACCACCCCACGGGCCCACACCGGCGCCGGTGCGACGTCGTAGCCCGAGGTTCGGAGCGCCTCGTGGAGCACGATCTCGAGCTGGGCGGCGACGTGCCCGGTGACGCTCGAGCTTGGGTCACCGACCGCGTGCCGGTCGCCGCGATCGAGGATGGGCGCGGCCACGACGAAGCGGTAGACCTCAGGATCCTTCTCGACCAGCGCGAGGTACGAGTCGATGGCCGCCGACACGATCTCGGCCGGCGCGGCGTGGAGGGCGACCAGGGGGGTGCCCGCCTCGCCGAGCGCCCGGCCGAGGTCGCGCAGGATCAGTGCGTCGACCCGCTCGGTGACCGCCTGGTAGAGCCCGTTGCGGTCGGTGAAGTGGCGATAGAAGACGGTCTTGCTGGTGCCAGCGGCGAGGGCGATCTCGTCCATCCCGACCCGGGCGCCGTGGGCGCGGATCGCGCGCAGGGTGGCCTCGACCAGCTCCGTGCGTCGCTCCAGGCGGTGCTGGGCCCACCGGGTGCTGCGTCCGTCGCTCGTCACGCTCGAGAAGGTAGCAGGTACCAGGAATATCCGCTACCTTCGGTACTGATAAGTATCCGAGCCGTTCGTGGCGTCACCCACCCTCCTGAAGGAGACCCCCCGTGGCCCGCAGTGCCTCTGCCCAGACGCCCAGCAGCCCGCGCCGCGCCGCCGTCCTCGGAGGCAACCGCCTTCCCTTCGCCCGGAGCAACGGGGCCTACGGCAGGGCCAGCAACCAGGACATGCTCACCGCGACGATCGACGGGCTCGTGGCGCGCTACGGCCTGGCCGGGGAGCGCATCGGCGAGGTCGCCGCCGGCGCGGTCCTGAAGCACAGTCGCGACGTCAACCTCACCCGCGAGGCGGTCCTCGGGTCGGCGCTCGACCCCACCACGCCCGCCTACGACGTGCAGCAGGCCTGTGGCACCGGGTTGGAGACGGTCATCCTCGTCGCCAACAAGATCGCCCTCGGGCAGGTCGACTCGGCCCTGGCCGGCGGCAGCGACACGGCCAGCGACGCCCCGATCGCCCTCAACGAGGACCTGCGCCAGACCCTGATCAAAGCCAACAACGTCAAGACCACCGGCGCGAAGATCAAGGCGCTCGCGGGGGTGCGACCGACCCATCTCGCCCCCGAGATCCCGCGCAACGTCGAGCCCCGCACCGGTCTGTCGATGGGCGAGCACATGGCGATCACGGCCAAGGAGTGGAGCGTCACCCGCGAGGCGCAGGACGAGCTGGCCGCCCTGAGCCACCAGCACCTGGCCGCGGCCTACGACCGGGGGTTCTTCGACGACCTGATGACGCCCTACGTCGGCCTCACCCGCGACAACAACCTGCGCCCGGTTCCTCGGTGGAGAAGCTGGCCACGCTGTCGCCGGCCATCGGCAAGGGCGAGGGCGCGACCATGACCGCTGGCAACTCGACACCGCTGACCGACGGCGCCTCGACGGTGCTGCTCGGTACGGACGAGTGGGCGGCCGCCCACCAGCTCGCGCCGCTGGCCTACGTCGTCGACGGTCGGACGGCAGCGGTCGACTACGTCCACGGCGCCGAGGGCCTGCTGATGGCCCCGGCCTACGCCCTGCCGATGCTGCTCGAGCGCGTCGGCATGACCCTGCAGGCCTTCGACTACTACGAGATCCACGAGGCCTTC
Proteins encoded in this region:
- a CDS encoding TetR/AcrR family transcriptional regulator, which translates into the protein MTSDGRSTRWAQHRLERRTELVEATLRAIRAHGARVGMDEIALAAGTSKTVFYRHFTDRNGLYQAVTERVDALILRDLGRALGEAGTPLVALHAAPAEIVSAAIDSYLALVEKDPEVYRFVVAAPILDRGDRHAVGDPSSSVTGHVAAQLEIVLHEALRTSGYDVAPAPVWARGVVGMVRAAADAWLAEEAGLAGMPRAELTRHLTVLAWTGLATAWPGGAQEAGLPTVTSSPTDSVPGTGTSA
- a CDS encoding histidine kinase dimerization/phospho-acceptor domain-containing protein produces the protein MRLEGVEDTRRRLLSDLAHELLTPIATLSAFHEGLHHCVATLGPESRAVLAEQTDRLAQLADNIDEVSSAEQGRLQLTLHVAYGTQTAIDGPAVSRSTASWRRSAMMRSGSAVAAW
- a CDS encoding zf-HC2 domain-containing protein; the encoded protein is MSENHQDVRLLLGAYVLGALDRPDVLQVEEHLSGCPACQDEVADLATLPEVLRRRPPTDAAPPRPPTPTELLPALLHQIADQRRRQRNRWALGAAVAASVAALAVGGGVALLTREPSPTGQQIALSATAGSAVGHVQLTVKPWGSALTVDLSGLPVRGPFVLQTTARDGHHEQAATWAATGTGTVTVVGATSVTPADVTRITVLGPDGQELAHTTTLPG
- a CDS encoding YncE family protein, which translates into the protein MRLVHRSLSRRVTAAGALVTAVGVGCALSLGVGAGPTQAQPAHQPRAADPIQAPALPGAPPIGRADRVYTADQTSNTVTVINPRTRTVLGTIALGDQRLGGDLGPQYLRDVDVHGLGFSRDGRYLDVISVTTNTVTVLRTVDNSVVSQTSVGRASHEGFFSPDGATVWVADRALAQLDIVDALHGGVVGHVATDDGPSKVLFSPDGRYAYVNHLRSATIDVIQVSSRKVVQRITGLADVFCSDMALSPDGGELWAAHKKVGKVSVVDLRSGTVTSVLTTGADTNHPAFVTTRGAGYVYLTIGGENTTKIYRRRPGHPPVLVGRVPSSGVEPHGIWPSPDNSTVYVVNEHSDSVDIIDTATRTRTTTLRVGQEGQALVYVAGAVPTGPGTQNLVRQGLGQPVRNAAATVTAGPGHVLVTVRGVKGLDMVQLQGSGLTPNATYTAYARRGDDRVPLMSFTADAQGAAPQVLAFVKFLGVYDITTVQIRPGQ
- a CDS encoding sigma-70 family RNA polymerase sigma factor; protein product: MTALHDAHAGALFAFALRYVDDRDQARDVVQETLLRAWRNLDKIDPAHTNPRAYLFTVARNLLTDQWRAAQHRPRLVNDDARLEAHQAPEELDGAIEGWLVVAALQRLTPQHREVIEALYYQGDSVASAAAKLGLPPGTVKSRTYYALRALRVIVDEMGVTR
- a CDS encoding DedA family protein, with the translated sequence MSSLLDPLLNAPAWVVLLVVGAIVFAEDALFVGFVLPGETAAVLGGVAANTGHVPLWAVLVVVIAAAIVGDSVGYEVGKHFGPRILGSKLFDKRREGLGKAQDFLKERGGWAVFLGRWTAFFRAVMPALAGTSQMRYPRFLAFNAAGGILWGAVVVSIGYVAGASYAKVEGTFGRYAAIAVGVVVVVALVVWRVREHRHTQAEESAGRTGQA